One Lytechinus variegatus isolate NC3 chromosome 14, Lvar_3.0, whole genome shotgun sequence genomic region harbors:
- the LOC121427982 gene encoding D-beta-hydroxybutyrate dehydrogenase-like, translated as MLSCILRHHNQNIMDKVALITGSTSGIGLGIARALASKGRSILMTGFGSEELIEKHRTEIERTYNVPAIYLSGDLSREDDVMDICNKIHSRYPGGVDILVNNAGFQYVSRVEEFPLDKWNNMISLMLTAPFLLTQNLLPGMRTKGWGRIINISSVHGHVASPNKTAYVTAKHGIQGFTKVVALETARSGVTCNTICPGCVQTELFEKQVDEISEQRGISWQDAKVIFRYTGNVDANRILEKVMLEKHPSKECTTVEQVGEAVNFICSSACDNMTGSSIVLDGGWTAV; from the exons ATGCTGAGCTGTATATTACGTCACCATAATCAAAATAT AATGGATAAGGTAGCACTTATCACTGGTTCTACGAGTGGAATAGGCCTTGGTATTGCACGGGCACTGGCAAGCAAGGGACGTTCCATTCTCATGACAGGGTTCGGCAGTGAGGAGCTTATTGAAAAACACAGGACTGAAATAGAAAG AACCTACAATGTTCCCGCCATTTACCTATCTGGAGACCTATCACGTGAGGATGACGTCATGGATATATGCAACAAGATACACTCTCGGTATCCAGGAGGAGTTGATATCTTAGTCAATAATGCAG GTTTTCAATACGTAAGTCGGGTAGAAGAATTCCCGCTCGATAAATGGAACAATATGATATCTTTGATGCTGACTGCTCCATTCCTTCTCACTCAAAACCTCCTACCGGGAATGAGAACAAAAG gATGGGGTCGTATTATCAATATTTCTTCAGTGCATGGTCACGTGGCTTCTCCCAACAAAACAGCTTACGTCACAGCTAAACATGGCATTCAGGGATTTACAAAG gTGGTTGCATTGGAAACGGCTAGGTCAGGAGTCACGTGCAATACTATATGTCCCGGATGCGTCCAAACAGAAC TTTTTGAAAAGCAAGTAGATGAAATATCGGAACAAAGAGGGATATCCTGGCAAGATGCGAAGGTAATATTCAG ATATACTGGGAATGTAGATGCAAACCGAATATTAGAG AAAGTTATGTTGGAGAAGCATCCGTCTAAGGAATGTACCACTGTGGAGCAGGTGGGAGAAGCAGTCAATTTCATCTGTTCATCGGCTTGTGACAACATGACTGGGTCATCTATAGTTCTAGATGGTGGATGGACTGCGGTCTAA
- the LOC121427981 gene encoding uncharacterized protein K02A2.6-like, producing the protein MQTLLELIESGLPEHRHAFPHPLREYFQFRDGLSSVDGVILFNDRVLIPPSLRDEILTHLHAAHQGVTSMTARAEASVFWPGITPAIRALRAGCTQCNRIAPSNPSAPPAPLISPAFPFQCICADYFHYKGCNYLVIEDVGPTGTRTGQSSSDLHRGRVDSSHVSVVSSPRTFGIPDELASDGDPEFTAVASRRFLSDWGIHHRLASVAFPPQQLSS; encoded by the coding sequence ATGCAGACCCTCCTTGAACTCATCGAGTCTGGCTTGCCTGAACATCGCCATGCATTTCCCCACCCACTGCGTGAATATTTCCAGTTTCGTGATGGACTTTCTTCGGTTGATGGAGTTATCCTCTTCAATGATCGTGTACTCATTCCTCCTTCCCTCCGGGATGAGATCTTGACCCACCTGCATGCTGCTCACCAAGGGGTTACCTCGATGACTGCTCGTGCTGAAGCTTCTGTCTTCTGGCCTGGCATCACCCCCGCGATCAGAGCCCTACGTGCAGGATGCACTCAGTGTAACCGGATAGCCCCATCCAATCCCAGTGCACCGCCGGCTCCCCTGATCTCGCCGGCCTTCCCCTTTCAATGTATCTGTGCAGACTATTTTCATTACAAAGGATGCAACTATTTGGTCATAGAGGACGTAGGGCCTACAGGTACTCGAACTGGCCAATCGTCGAGCGATCTGCACAGGGGGCGAGTGGACTCATCACATGTATCCGTCGTGTCTTCGCCACGTACCTTTGGCATCCCCGATGAGCTGGCTTCTGATGGAGACCCTGAGTTCACAGCGGTAGCTTCACGTCGTTTCCTTTCGGATTGGGGCATCCATCATCGTCTTGCCTCTGTTGCATTTCCCCCACAGCAACTGTCGAGCTGA